AACAGTTTTAGAGTCAGGCGTGGCTGTGTTTCTCTGTCTAAGGGTTTTTGTAAAACCATCTCTGCATATTTACTGCCGTCCGGATTAACATGCTGCTTCAAAACGAAATTGTCGTTTGGAGTTAGAATGTAGTTTTGCAGTCCATTTCCCCCGACATCGGTATCATCCGCGCTCTCTAAAACAAAACGGGATCCGAGGGTTGCAGATTCGCTTATTTCAAATTCCAAGTAGCTATTCTGGAAAGTGGGAGCGTTGTCGTTTACATCTAATACTTCAATTGTCACAGGGTGTAACTCCATTGGATTTTCCAACAAAATCTCAAAAGCAAAACTACACGGAGTCAGATGTCCACAGAGCTGCTCCCGGTCGATCCTGTCATTCACAATCAGAGTTCCTTTGTCTGTCTTCAGCTCCGTGTACTGGATGTTTTCTCCAGTCACGATACGGGCCCGGCCAGAACGCAGCCTTGTTATATCCAAACCAAGGTCTTGAGCGACGTTACCAACAATGGAtcctttcttcatctcctctggaATCGAATATCGGATTTGTGCCCGAGCTTGTccgagaaaaataaaatggaacatAAAGAGATACAACGCGCCTTTCGATCGCCATCTTACGCCTCTGTCTCGACGATGCATCTTAAATTCCATGTGGAAAAACGGGATCGAGCAAGCTGAACAAAGAAATCGGTATTTTAGCTCTTTGAGGAGGAAAACAACTGAAATTGAGGAAATGGTGCATAAAGCGTAAATCGAGTGTTACCCGATGAGCTCCAGCCCGTTTGAGACACAGATCATGTCCGCTCCATAAACGCAGTAATAGGGAGGGACGAGTGCAGCCTCATACAGTTCTCTAGAAATGGTTTACCAGACAACAGCGTCACTTGGAGGATAAAAATTATAATCTGTATACGACTcatccaaatgtgtgtgtgtgtgtgtgtgtgtgtgtgtgtgatgaatatatacatatataactaCTGCATATTGTTAATATACAATAATAGTAatcagaattattattattattattagtagtattattattattactactactattattattacttattatgattattttgttattaatatgataataacactaataataataataataataataataataataataataataataataataataataataataataataataataataataataataataacaacaacaataacaataacaataacaataacaataataataataataaatattattattattagtagtagtagtagtagtagttgtagtaacCGAGTAGTTGAATTGTGAAAAGAAATTGAATGCTCACAACGAATTTCAGCACCATCAGCACCATGGATAGCGAAGCAGGGTCCTTccatttaaaacaacataaCTTACAGACACCATTGCAGTGATAATGAATGACATCAGCATAAATCTTAACTTTCTGTCAGCATTAGTTATCTCCTATTTAATCATTTTACTCCAAGGATCCTTTCGTTTGAACATTTATTTCGTAATTTGGAGAAACCTCGTCTTGGCTATAACCGGTGGGGCTAACTTCTCCTGTCTATGGATTTATTTGAAAAGGACAGGAGGATTTTTCTCCCAAAGGAGTGAAATAATATGACGTTAGGGTTGTAGTCTTGGTCAATATCAGGGCCACTCACTCGACCAATGACTATACAAAGGAAAATACTTTCCAATACATGTTGTTTATATTCGGAATGCGCGAACGGGGGTGTTTTCGTTTGCTTCCCGCCGTTAATATGAGTGAAAATTCGCTTCGCCTCTCGCGTCCCACACCGCGCTGAAGCATCTTTCAAAAAACCCCTTCCTCATCTCCGGTAACCGCAACTACAACGAATAGAAGGAAAATGGAGAGTCTCCTATACAATCAGGCGCCATTGCTCTGAATAGAAAGGAAATTTTCGCCCAGTGAATAACCGCTCCACAATCGTACAACGATAAGTAAAAAATGACCGTAGTATCTCGTTAAAGAAAGGAACAAATTGATAATATGCTTTAGTCAAATCCAAACAACATCATCACCCAAACACAAGTCGGATTCTGTGATTAAACTGATGTTGGAGACGTAGTGTTCATCGGGAACAGCACCACCCTCAGAtagaaaatacaacaaatggagagagagtggggggggggtacagatagatagatagatagatagatagatagatagatagatagatagatagatagatagatagatagatagatagatagatagatagatagatagatagatagatagatagatagatagatagatagatagatagatagatagatagatagatagatagatagatagataatgtaTTTGCTCTTGATCCAATCTGATGGATAAATGCAGTGACCTACATTTGAGCAGGAGAATCTACCACAACAACCATTAATATTAAGACATGCTAAAACTAACACATGTTGTCTATGCAGCACACAGATGTTTGCACATGAACAAGGgcatgctttttaaaaaatatgtcgaAATCCACTGATCCCTCTTCAATATGCACAAAATATTGGTTGGTCCAACAGCAGAACACGATATTCTGCACATCATCATTATGCATTATTCAGGGAATTACTGCACAGCTGCAGTCAGATTTGTAATATTTATGTGGTGCAAAGCCCAGAATAGAAGCATGaagcacacacaaataaaaacaatgcagcTGCATGAATGCTGACTAAAATTTCAGACACCAATTGATACAAAAATGTGCCCAATATTTGGgaatattttacttttgaatATCCATAATGTTAGGTTTGTCAGTTAGTTGtaatagttttgtttgtttttttattgtgagaGAGATGTAGAAATACAGAGCCAGGGAAAACAAATAGATGTAGGTCAGCTGTGGCTATATTGACTTTTTGGAACTGACCATAGTGTTGATGAAGCGGTAATACCATGATGAGAATTTCATATGAATTAATGTATTGTgtgaaaaaaagggaaaaggtAACAATTATCTTACCTGCTGGATCGAAATGGACATTGCGTTCCCAGGGTTCAcatagaaaagagaaaaagagtggACAGTCAAGAACACAACTAGTACAAATCCAAGAAGAAGTGAACATCttatcaaaatgttttacattcaaatcttggatgaatgatgaattaATAAAGTTTTGATCTTGTGATATACTAAACACTGATGTGTTACACAGGAGTAAACACTAATACAATTCTCTATATGGGAACTTTCACATTTGTATTAAATCAAAATTCCAACCAAATATGCTGTTCTGCTCCGGTTTTTGAGCTTATTCCACATTGTTAACAAACCAAATATGTAgccatattttcatgttttatttgtgttcaaaaaacaaatttacaagTTAGCAGTGTTTTATCACAAAACCTGTCACATGGGATTAGAACTGTTTTAGATTACATCTCAGATAAATTTGAGAGATTTTACTTGGACAGCGCTTGCCTTATAATTGAACCCCTCATCCTGTAGTTTCAGTATTAACGGAAGAATGTACTTCAGAATATGAAGTCACACCGTGATATTAAGAgactaataaaacattttctgaattttaaagaacaataaaaacaattcatGTTGACAGAGGTATAAGGATGATAAAGTGATACTAAAACAAATATACCCTGTGCATGGGCTCTTTCTATAAGAgatgacaaaaaatgtatatCTTTCAAATTACGTGATGGGGAGGTGATTAAATGTAGTCCTACTGCTAACTTAAATGCTCTTAATTAACCCCCACTCTTAATTAGCCCCCACCCCCAAATCTTCTTCTAAAACTGAAATTAGGAGCAGAAGAGAGACAGCAGATGAAAAACCTAGACACGTGCATTCATTTGATGATAAAACGTATCCGCTTCACTGCCATAACATAGTTACTGTTTATTTCAGAGTACTGCAGAAGAGGATTAGACCAATAGTCACACCTGGATTTCAGAAAAACAATTTCCTTTTCGTCCCGGTCacagaacactggaccagctctactcTGCCTGAGGGTTAGTGGGAGTTTGTCCAATCTGTCcatatgtgttttgtggatctggagaaggcatttgacTGTAACCCTTATGGTATCTTctggggagtgctttgggaggGTGGGGTTTGgagccctttgctgagggctgtctgaTCCCTGTGTGACCGCAGCTGAAGTCTGATGTGCATTGCCGGCAATAAGTCAGACTTGTTCCAGGTGCATATCGTACTTCCGCAGGGCTGCCCGCTATCAGCGGTTTTGTTCATAACCTTGTTCCTAACCATGTTCCTCAACTGGAAAAAGGTGGTCTGCCCTCTCCAGGAAGATTTggcccaagtggaggagttcaagtatctttgGGTGTTATatacaaataagaaaaagagGGGACATGGGATTGGCAGATTGATCGAGTCGAAAGACAAAACTctcaatttaccggtcaatGTATGTCCCTACTTTCCTCTATAGTCAtgatctttgtgtttgtgtgtgtgtgtgtgtgtgtgtgtgtgcgtgcgtgcgtgcgtgtgtgtgtgtgtatcttgaGTGATAACTGAAGTCATTCACCAGATCTGGGCTGATCAAAAATCAAAACGCAGACttcaaaaacagttttatttttttatcagctCACATTCACAGTCTGCTGGCAAGGTAAAGCTTTTAATTTGATGGAGTAATATTCAAAATCAAGCGTTAttttgtgaaatatattttgGGATTAAGGAACTTAAACTTGCtggacataaaaaaaatgatgatatataatattttcatataaaatgtaaaaagataATGACAAGCAATGGACGAAACTACTGCTTATGCTTAAGGAGGTCAGAAACTGCTACTATTtgtgtcaaaataaatttgCATACTGTACAATTAAACTATTTCAGAATTGCTGCACACGTTTGTAGCctctgaaaaaaacaagcacacatAAAACAGATACTATTTTCGAAAGAAGATGACAAGATGAATGGTTGAGACACAATAATATTGATGTATTGACAGCAATGTTCATGCATAATCATGTCGGTAGAAAAAGATTCCCATTGtgaacacaaacaaccacaatATTCATTTCATATAACGAACGTGACAAAAGTGCAATATTTCACATCGGGTATAGTTAAATTCATACAATGgattatttcacaataaatgtacaaaataccACGGTCAGCTCTCATGGGAATACGTAACAGGGGTGTGGTGCACCTGCCCTCACCTTCATAGCTCTATCTGCACTAGTGCGCCTTAGGGCGCTTTTCTGATAGGCGGCACTTCTTTTCTTTAGTGTGTCAGTGTCTGTGTTTGAACCGAACCGAAAATCACCTCTCCATGACCCAGTTGTTAAGAAGGAATCAAACCGGTCATCGTTCAGTAGAGTGCCACAACGGCTAAAATCTGTGAAAGTAGAGGGGCAGTAGGCCGGGGGGAAAACTGGGAGAGCAGTGGAAGGGGAGCGGTGGACATAACTACATCGgcagaagttaaaataaatcattccaCTTATTAAGAGGATGAATAGAGAGGTGACAGCTGCCAAGGCCATCATCAAATAGAGCGTAATGTTATCCCTGTCCTGTGTTTCATCTGAAAACTCAAAGAGTTCGTTTAAAACAGGCAGTCCGTCTCCAATTGCAATGCTGACAGTAACAGTAGCGGAAAGAGATTCAGGCCCATTGTCAGTCACTAAAACGGAAACAGTTTGTTTTGGTTCATCATCCTCCTCGAAAGGTCGCACAGTTCTGATTTCGCCTGTATGCAGACCGATCACAAAAAGATTGGGCCTCGATTCTTTGATTATTCTGTAGGACAGCCAGGCGTTATGACCAGAGTCCGCGTCCACAGCTACCACCTTAGTGACCAGGTATCCTCTCGGCGCTTCAGCAGGCACTATTTCTTCAGCTGTGAACCCGTTGCTTTGAACAGGATACAGGACAACAGGTGCATTGTCATTTTGATCCTGGATGAAAACATTTACAATACAGGTGCTGGAGAGGGAAGGTTCGCCTCCATCTTGAGCTGTCACTTTAATTTGGGAGTGAACTGACAGCTCATAATCCAAGAGACGCGATGTAAAGAGCTCCCCTGTTTCTGGGTTGATGGTAAGGAAAGGGGTTGTTTCTGAGTTTGCATCTCCCAATATCTCATACAGTATTTTCGCATTAGTCCCATCGTCAATGTCCTCTGCTTTCACTTTCATCACAAACGTGCCAGTGGGTTGATTTTCCAAGATATTGGCAACGTACTCCCTTTGCGTAAATGTTGGGGAGTTGTCATTTATATCACTAACCACTATTACAAGCACTTTCTTACTGGAGAGCGCGGGGGATCCCGCATCAAAAGCAGTAACTGTGATGTTGTACTCGGGCTGAAATTCTCTGTCGAGCATCTCGTCAGTCACAAGCATGTAATAGtttttgacatttgacacaaaTTTGAATGGGACATTGTTCGACACTGTACACGTGACGTGCCCACTGCTACCAGTGTCCAGATCATAAACGTTTATCAGAGCAACCATCGTTCCTGGTTTAGAGTCTTCAGCCACATTAGTAGAAGCTGACTTTATCTCTATCACTGGCTTATTGTCATTTACGTCAGTCACGTCGATTATAAGTTTACAGTGGGAGGCCTGACCTCCTCCATCTTTAGCCTGAACATCCAGCTCATGTGTGCTAACGTCTTCATAGTCCATAACCCCTGCCACCCGTACCTCTCCAGTCAAAGCATCGATTTCAATAACTCCCCCCATCTTGTCTGACAGATGACTAAATGAGTATGATATCTCTCCATAAACACCAACATCCGAGTCTGTTGCATTCAGTGTCGCAATGATGGTTCCTTTGGGTGAATTCTCCGGCACAGAGGCTTTGTAAACTCGTTGGCTAAAAACTGGGACATTGTCATTGGCATCCAAAACACGTATATGGATAGCAGCTGTTCCTGATCTGAATGGACTTCCCCCGTCAATTCCAATTATCTTCAGTACATGTTCAGCTTGTGCTTCCCGGTCCAAGGGTTTTTTAAGAACTAGTTCAGGATAAGCATTGCCGTTTATTTGGGTGCTCATTTCCAGTGAAAAGTGATCATTGTGGCTCAGTTTATATTCACGCATTGAATTCGTTCCCAAATCAGGGTCATGCGCGCTCTCCAACGGAAAGCGTCTCCCCAGAACAGTGGATTCGACTAAATCTAATTTTATCTGGTCTGCAGCGAACGCCGGGCTGTTGTCATTTATATCAGAAATATCCAACACTATGCTGAATGCTTGCAGGGGGTCTTCGAGTAAGAGCTGATACTGTAGGGTGC
The Antennarius striatus isolate MH-2024 chromosome 10, ASM4005453v1, whole genome shotgun sequence genome window above contains:
- the LOC137602974 gene encoding protocadherin gamma-A2, yielding MQRGSVIGNVARDLRLGVRDFDARRARVVAEGTRQLCELDTASGNLLISQRIDREDLCAQTTVCTLQYQLLLEDPLQAFSIVLDISDINDNSPAFAADQIKLDLVESTVLGRRFPLESAHDPDLGTNSMREYKLSHNDHFSLEMSTQINGNAYPELVLKKPLDREAQAEHVLKIIGIDGGSPFRSGTAAIHIRVLDANDNVPVFSQRVYKASVPENSPKGTIIATLNATDSDVGVYGEISYSFSHLSDKMGGVIEIDALTGEVRVAGVMDYEDVSTHELDVQAKDGGGQASHCKLIIDVTDVNDNKPVIEIKSASTNVAEDSKPGTMVALINVYDLDTGSSGHVTCTVSNNVPFKFVSNVKNYYMLVTDEMLDREFQPEYNITVTAFDAGSPALSSKKVLVIVVSDINDNSPTFTQREYVANILENQPTGTFVMKVKAEDIDDGTNAKILYEILGDANSETTPFLTINPETGELFTSRLLDYELSVHSQIKVTAQDGGEPSLSSTCIVNVFIQDQNDNAPVVLYPVQSNGFTAEEIVPAEAPRGYLVTKVVAVDADSGHNAWLSYRIIKESRPNLFVIGLHTGEIRTVRPFEEDDEPKQTVSVLVTDNGPESLSATVTVSIAIGDGLPVLNELFEFSDETQDRDNITLYLMMALAAVTSLFILLISGMIYFNFCRCSYVHRSPSTALPVFPPAYCPSTFTDFSRCGTLLNDDRFDSFLTTGSWRGDFRFGSNTDTDTLKKRSAAYQKSALRRTSADRAMKVRAGAPHPCYVFP